A DNA window from Arachis duranensis cultivar V14167 chromosome 3, aradu.V14167.gnm2.J7QH, whole genome shotgun sequence contains the following coding sequences:
- the LOC107479254 gene encoding uncharacterized protein LOC107479254, with protein sequence MVSDQGTHFYNRRLTGLLKKHGIVHKVATAYHPQTNGQVEVSNREIKHILKKVDKPQRKDWSTRLADALWAYRTVLYKEKVRAVHDKNIKRRKFKPGELVLIYNSRLRLMPGKLRSRWESPYRVEKAEPYGVFYLRHPSSPNILKVNGHRLKLYHGEKMKDSKELEIHLLADPPTEVD encoded by the exons atggtgagtgatcaaggcactcacttctACAACAGGAGATTAACAGGCctactgaagaagcatgggatcgTTCACAAGGTGGCTACAGCTTACCACCCCCAGACTAATGGACAAGTCGAGGTGTccaacagagagataaagcataTCCTGAAAAAGGTCGACAAGCCTCAAAGAAAAGACTGGAGTACCAGGCTTGCTGATGCGCTTTGGGCATACCGGACAGT GCTATACAAAGAGAAGGTGAGGGCTGTACATGACAAGAATATCAAGCGAAGGAAGTTCAAACCTGGGGAGTTAGTTCTCATTTACaactccaggttgagactcatgccaggcaagctgagatcaagatgggaaagCCCCTACAGAGTGGAGAAAGCTGAGCCATATGGCGTTTTCTACCTGAGGCACCCTTCTAGTCCCAATATTCTGAAGGTCAATGGCCACCGCTTAAAGCTGtatcatggtgagaagatgaagGACAGCAAGGAGCTGGAGATCCACCTCTTGGCGGATCCACCCACAGAAGTAGACTGA